GAACTTATTTTTATAAACTGATCCGATGTAGTGGGATGAAATGCAAGAGGGGGGTGAATTTAATAAACGAAGTGGACGAAAGTCGAAATTGAGTAATGAAGCTTGCAATCCTGGGGTAATTTTTTTCCCCTAAATTCTTAGTGAGAACATTAAATGGGACACTTATTTTCATGAACtgatgtgatttgatgcaggGGAAAGAAATGCATGTGGGGGATGACATAAAACTGAAATGTGGAGTTGTATCTGCATCTATAAATTGTAAATCAGATGATATTGCTGTGAGTTACAATGATGGGGTGGTTGAAACACAAGGAGACTTTGCTCAACTTCTCACTCCTGGGGTATATTTCACATATGCACATGCATGTGCACACATGTTTCAATTTCTCTTTAGAGATATTAGAGGTCACTCTTACTTTTGTAAATTGATCGGATACAGGGAAGTAATATGCAAGGAGAGGACTGTGAAGTAAAGAAAATGGTGGGTAACGATGCTCACAGTCCTGGGGTAAGTTTTTTGTTTTTTAGGATTCTTTGTAAGAACATTAAACCTGAGACAAAATTTTGTCATCTGATGCAATACAGAAAGATGAAAAGCACGAGGATAAAGAAGTAAAAATACCAAAAAAAAGGGGACGAAAACCGAAGCTGAGTAATGATGTTGTCAGTCCTGGGGTAATTTAcctatttatttatttctaaaagTTCTATATAAGAACGTCAAGTGCGAAACTTATTTTTGTGAATTGGTGCATTATAGCGGGGTGAAATGCAAAGGGATGAAGAAGTGAAAATCCCAAAACGAAGGGGACGGAAGCCAAGGGAAAGTAAAAATGATAGGGATGTGGTTGAAAATAATGGGGTGGGCAGAAAAACAGAATGTCGTGAAACTGATTGTCCTGGGGTAAAAGTTTTAGtttgttatttatttaatttgaCATTGTTTTTTAAATCACCAAGATGTACATAAATTTGTAAGTTGATGCATTATAGGGTACTAGAATAGATTCGGAACGAAATACTTGTCATCAGTGCAAAAGGAATGATAAAGGCAGGGTTGTGAAGTGCACCAAATGCCAAAAGAAGAGATATTGTGTGCCGTGCATGACCACATGGTATGGTTAGGAATTCTACTTACAGGGATTGTATTTTCATTTGATGTTCATATTTGTAATTATTATCTGTACTTTTTGAATCTTATGTGTTCTTTTGCTGGTATTTCTAATGTAGTAATATTGTAATGTTGCTCATTCATATGCATAGGTACCCTAAGATGACAGAAGAAGATTTTTTGAAGGAGTGCCCAGTTTGTCAAGTTAATTGTAATTGCAAAAGTTGCTTGCGGTTAGAGATACCAGTTGCAGTGAGTTTTCTTCTCATACAGTTCAGTTGTTTATATATATTTCTAAGGTGTCTTACATTGAACATAACTAATAACACTATTTTTTGGTTTTTGTTTTAggacaagaagaggtttatacTGGATTTTAGCAAAGATGAAAAGATCAGGTATGCCAAATATATCCTGCCGATGCTTCTTCCTTTTGTAAGACAGTTTAAGGAGGAGCAACAAATGGAGAAGCAAATAGAAGCAAAGATTAAAGGTAATTCTTCAGTTCTTCTGTTTGGTTTACTTCATAGGTCTCTTTGATTACATTTGATTTCGCATATAAAGGTAAAGATTGTTAACTAAATATGATTGTCAATTTATTGTGCCACTAAGTTTAGTGTAAGGGAATGTAACTGTATAAATTTAAGGGAACAAAAAAATAGTTGCTTGACTAATTTAATATAACTTAAGGATGAATATACTTATCTGTTATATCCTCAGCGATGAGTAAAGTATATCTAATTACCCCCAAAATAAGTCGAGGCGCTGTATTTTTACATGTTACTTGACTAATATTCGTGAATATATTTTACATTACTAATTTCCCACTGGAATCTTTAGATTGTGCTACCATGATAATATTATTCTCTGTGCTAACCTGTATGTTTAATAATATGAATTGGTGTATGTATTCATTCGAACTCGAACATATCTAGTAGAAAAGTACGTCAAAACCAGCTATACAAGTAACCTTTGATTTGTTGTGAAATAGCAGGCTTACCAATCTCAGAGATTAAAGTGCAAAAAGTAGACTGTGAAGCCGAAGAGCGGATATTTTGGTAGGTGTAAAGGAAGTCATACCTTTGGCATGACAGTTTGTTCATTTTTATGAATTTGCCTTTGATTTGGAAAATTTTTATATGCAGCAACAACTGCAAAAGTTCTATTGCTGACTTCCACAGAAGCTGTCCAAGCTGTCAATATGACCTCTGTCTGATTTGTTGCCGGGAGATACGTAACGGATGCCTTCAAGGAGGTAAAGAGGAAGCGACTATGCAACTTACAGACCCTGGTTTTAATTATTTGCATGGTGGAGATCCTGTTTCCACCACCTTATCAGAGAGCATATTAACTACGGAAATAACTGCTAAAACTAGTGACAGGGATCACATCAAGTCGGCATACATATGGAATTCTAATGAAGACGGCAGCATCGCTTGCCTCCCAGAAAACATGGGTGGTTGTGGTCGAGGCATTTTGGAATTAAGAAGTTTATTGTCAGAAGATTGGGTCCCAAATCTCTTGGTTTCTGCTGAAGAACTTGCCAagacatatgagcttgaaatcCCTAAAACACTGGAAGAATGGTGCTCTTGTTCTAATAGTGTTGATAGTGAGAACCAGAAGTCAAGAAAAGCGGCTTCTCGTGAAGATTCTGATGATAACTATCTGTACTATCCAGCTGCTGTAGACATAAAACCTGAAGACTTGAAGCATTTTCAGTCCCACTGGCTTAAAGGCGAGCCAGTTATCGTCAGTAATGTTCTTGCAACTACACGTGGCCTTAGCTGGGAACCAATGGTTATGTGGCGTGCATTCCGTCAGGTGAAAGACCGTAAACGTGACCGTCTTACGGATGTGGATGCCATTAATTGTTTGGACTGGTGTGAGGTCAGTTAAGTTTCCTGCATTGGCAGTTAGTTTACCGCATTGCATGTAGTGCACAATCTAATTACTGTAGGTCAGTTAGGATTTAGCATCTCAATGTGTTTAAAACAGAGTCAATACTCAATACCAAGAATGTAGATTGATAGCAAATGTAATATTCCTGATTACGTTTTAgcatttttaattttcttttactTTATCTGTATATCATTGTTCTAAAATGATTTCCCATATTGGTTTAAAATTGCAATATTTGTCAAGTGATTATTCAAGTtttttgtttgattttttttttattaaagaaCCCGGCTAGAAGTTATGTCAGTGTAATTCTTTTTGAAGATTGTGGTAAACATGCTTTTTGGACATTGGTGAAAATGGATAAAAACTATAAATTCTGAAGTGCTCTTCCAATGGGTCTGTCAAGATAAATTTTGCATGTAGTGATTTATAGAATAACAGGAAGGTGCTTACTAATATGGCTGCTAAAATTGGCATTGCTCGTCTCTTAAACGTCCAGATTTGTtaatacattatatatatacatgcacACAAACACTCACACACATACAATTATACATGCATTGGCGGATATTTCGAGTCTGAAGCGATCATTTTTTGCAATTTATGTAGGTAAAGGTTAATGTACACCAATTTTTTACGGGATACACAAATGGTCGATCTGATAAAATGGGGTGGCCTCAAATTCTGAAGCTGAAGGACTGGCCCCCGTCTAGTTTATTTGATGAACATTTACCACGTCATGTTGCAGAGTTTCTTAGTAGTTTGCCATTTAAGGAATATACAGATCCCCGTGCTGGCTACCTAAATCTTGCAGTTAAGTTACCCGAGGGCTCTCTGAAGCCAGATATGGGGCCAAAATCATATATTGCTTATGGACATGCTCAAGAGCTGGGACGTGGAGATTCTGTAACAAAACTCCACTGTGATATGTCTGATGCGGTATGCATGCCGTGTTATATCTGATTTATCCTCAATTAACATATATTAGATGAGAaacttttaaaatttttattttaggTTCTTCCATTATATTATATCTGTTTTGGGGTCCAAAGGAAGGAAAAGCAAAACTGGACTTATATTTTCCTTGAAAAACTAAGTTACGGCAATATAGTAAAACTGGTTTCTCTAAAGTAAGAATCCGCAGTGCTAACATGTAAGCGTATGTGAATGCTAATTATTGCACGAGAGAAATCGGTTGAAATGATAGAGAAGTTTTGTGCTAATGCTGTGTTACTAAACATGCCTCCTATAACTATTACACGAAGGGCATGGCTTTGTAGGAAAAACCAACTTGGTTGCTGCTACTGCTGCAGTAACTGTGAGAACACCATGATGCCATGGTCCTGACACAGGTGCTTATGCTTGTGCTCTATCTTGACACTTTCTTCACATCATTAATAGAATATCGAGTCAGAAAAGGATGATGACAATGACATCGTTGAACCAACCCCAATTTTCTCAAACTTAGTCTCCGAGTAGTACTAGTACTCAAATTTATATGAATAAGAACAAAGTGCCACATAATTAAGATAGTGGCGTCGTAGAGCTAATGTCGCGAAGATATAATTGCTCGGGTGGAGCTAGAGGCTAGGGCCTACGCTTTGCCATTGGTCAATGTTGCATGGAGCATACCAAGCTAATAGCTATCATAAATTGGGACTTCAACTTCAGAAGACAGAAGTTTAATGACAGTAGAAAGATTATTAAATATCATTAAATAATGGTAATATTCCAAGATATGAGAATATTTTTGTGACTTGATATTTCAGTATGTCAAGTTTGCCTTGTCTAATGCTATTCGACTAGTGGACAGATAGTAACATTAAACAACCGACTAGGTTTGGGTTTGTGTGTTGGAGGAAGGTCCTtttcaggatcttatattattattCTAACACTTCTCCTCACccgaaagcccatttatgggtcgaagaaCGGGCGCCCATCTTTGGGGCATTAATTTGCCTTTCGTGTCCATAATAAATTGTGAGAATGTTTGGGTGGCGGGGAGTCGAACCCGAGTCTCCCGCCTCCCGCCAGCCTGAGCTCTCTCTGATACCATGTTATGCTTAAGGTGTTACAAGAAGGCCCTTCTCTTATATTATTATTCTGACAGTTGAGTTTTAAATTTTCATCACATGTTATGTGGGTAGCATTTCAAAATACCTTTTACATCCTTCTCGGGAAATATATTAGAGCATGTGGTCAAAGAAAACCCATAAAAAAGTAAAGTAAGAAAAAAGGGAAATTCCGTGGCATCTTGGTGGAAAGCAGAATCCTCAACTCGATTGAGACTTCATTCACTAGCTATACCGAACAGATCCTTCACCCTTTTGCTGGTCTACATCTTCACTGTATAAATTTTACTGTTGCTATACAATCCCTATAATTTATGGTGACGTTGCGACTGGGATTCTGTCAACATTTTATTGAGGAATATTGCTTTTTGTTTCTCTTTCACTGTGAATCTGCTCTCTCATAATCTGTAGCAGATGTATGGTAGAACACGATATCGGTCAGAAAGATGTATGGTATAACACGATATATGTCTGAAATGGATTTGACTTGAATATCTATTTTAAAGATGAATAGGGACATGTTAGTACCACAATTTACTTGATTATCATGAGTGAAGGCCAAATTTGTCATACATCAACAATAATAAGCTTCCTTTTACTGCCAAAAAAACCAATGTTGTCCTCTTTTGTTCAGCAGCCTGCAAATACATTTTTGTtcttaatttaataatttattctAATATTTACATGTATACTGAACTCTGTGTTACAGGTGAATGTATTGACCCATATCCAGGATGTGGTTCTTAGTTCTCAACgatgtgaagatattcaaaatCTTAAGAAACAACATGCTTCTCAGGATCAGAAAGAAATTTTCGGAAGTGATCAATTGTTAATTCATGATATCGATAAGATGGACGGTGTTGGTGACATTGTAAAGGGGTTGGAACATCCAGAAGGAGGAGCTTTATGGGACATCTTCAGAAGGCAAGATGCTCCTAAGTTAGAAGAATATCTAAGGAAATATTTTAAAGAATTCAGGCATGTATATTGTAAACCACTGGATCAGGTTAGAATTTCTATCTGCTTACCTCTTCAATTCCAAGACTGCATTTATAAATTTTCACAAGACTAGTTACTGTTTTACTGAAGTGTAGTGCTGCTATAGGGCCTTGATGTTTAAGTTGTAACCTAGGAAAAAGCTATATTATTCGGACTCACTTGCCTGTGTTGGACACTAGTGGATCACAGTATCAGATTCTGAatattttaaattgtggatttgAAATTGGAAATTGGACACAGGTGCAGGGACTCGAAATGCAAGTTGCCacaaatttttattttttcttcaTTACAAAAATATTATCACAAGTCTTTACAAATAAATATATGAAATTAATATACAATCAGTCATAAGAAAAATcaaaagcataaattctgaaCAAGTCTGCTGGATTTTTTTCGTGCTTTTAACACGTCTTCTTGAGGATTTTATAGTTCTCAGACTCGTCGTTTTACCTTCGAGTACCTGTGTCGGACACTTGACACTTGGAAATGGACACTCGGACTTGGACACTTATTTTAGGCCaaaaacatatatattttttcaaaatGTTACCGAGTCCGATACTTGGACAGGTATCCATGTCAGACACTTCTAGCCGAGTCCGAATAACATAGGTTTTGTTTCATTACTTCAGCTGAATTCAACAGCTAGAGAGTGAAGTGTTTCGATTGGCTTGTTTGCTACATTAGGGGCCAGATTCAGATTCCACACCTGTACAGTGTTGTGCGTGTCCGATGGAAAATTGAAGATTCCGGAGATTAACAAATTATACAATAAAGCTGCTGGTCTTTGATAATTTGAATTATGGTATAAATTTAAGATTTTTGATGCGCATTCCAGAAAGAAGCTAGCTTCCGAGGTCGTGGAGTGTTgtttatttttttgtttaaaaAGGGATTGATGTAGTCTTATTTTGTATACTATCAAGTGTTAAAAGTAATGTTTTAAATCAGTATCTCCTTTTACGTGGAAAAAATGATAGTCAAATCAAAGTTAGAAACAAGCGTGTTTACTGCTTGGAGTCTAAGGATGGTTTCACAGTTGCATATTTTTACGATTGGATCTTGCTAGTACTAATATAAAAATATCAGCCACAAAAAAATCAAAGGTTAAATGCATAATTGTAATCGTCCTAGTAGTTTAAAGGTGATGTGAATGTTCATATATGTTTTGAGTTTTTCACATTCCATACTTTGTTTTGACGTTTCAGGTGGTTCATCCTATTCATGACCAAACGTTTTACTTGACTGTGGAGCATAAGAGGAGGCTCAAAGAAGAATTTGGTTTGTTTTCATTTATCTGATGTGGTACTTTAATAGACCTTGAGTTTTTTTCCCGAGTGATGACAAAGTTTCACATATTACTCAGGGATTGAACCATGGACATTTGTGCAAAAACTTGGAGATGCAGTGCTTATACCAGCTGGTTGCCCACATCAAGTTAGGAATATTAAGGTAActactttcattaatatattatcCTTACCCGAAACGAGATTGGGACAGTGTAGCATGAATGCTTTGAGCTAGGTTCAAAtctattttaattaaatttatgcAATGGGGCACCTTTTATTTGTTATGCCAACCCTTTGGGAAGGGACGGAAAGGAAATTATGTAAGCAAAATGAGCTGAGCCTAGCGCAGCTTATGAGCGTATTGCAGTGAAGTGAGTTATGTTCTTGAATGGCTCCACGATTAACAAATCCTAATTACTAGCAATGATGGTCTGTGGCAGAACAATTGATTTTATCACCTTCTGTCCGTAGAAGGTGAGGGGTTGAATGTGATTCTTCAATTGATTTTTATAAGAGAACCCTAATTTGGAATTCGAACAAAATGTAACTGACAActccaaacaaagatcaattaAATGAAAAACAATACGATATTACTGTTTTTTTGTCTCACAGAAACATGGTTGTCACATCGATGAGTCGAGTCGATGGAGGTCCAGCTAGTCGAAATAGCAGTAGACTAGTCGCTGACTAGTCGacaaattaataataattaattaaataatatgtaATAATATAGATATTATATACGTGGTTTCCCGCAAcaaaattttaatattctcaTACTCATATGTATATAAATTACAAAATAGATATGATAAAAACAAACATATATTTTTTCCCTTCTCTATACTCACATAGATAAGCTGACTATACAAACA
This genomic interval from Apium graveolens cultivar Ventura chromosome 8, ASM990537v1, whole genome shotgun sequence contains the following:
- the LOC141676957 gene encoding lysine-specific demethylase JMJ26-like isoform X1 translates to MEESTNIQEEDLNVNFTLGESISDDFQQVGVKKDLNDSVVEGLSVCNDVNVVVGHGVSVSNDLMVQDVNVSVGQGLNVCNDLGFFQLMEEDTIKQQQPEEEAVNVFDDVQDINVEKELDAYVVQGISVCTALEQGVDVNGQGGNVSNDLVEQDVHVNVVQGVDVCDDLGFLQLMEEANIKQQGQEQGFNVVVGGVSVEKDVHVNAVEGVNVCNDLGFLQLLEEGNIKQQGANAVVGGVSVPSDLPDQNVHVDVGQVVNACDVIFPQIMEEDNIKQVKEQGMDVIANYVELVKLQDEDDNESKKRKRGRPRKKQSDATDLNCGVVVSTSAPIECESNVQGDNKKRKRGRKKRNDKNMDYQSGVVSENAVGVRGEETENITDCENTNHDGEVLKTEGDCAQQPLTPGGSKMQGDDCEEKNTVRRSARKLTYQSFKPWWDEMQEGGEFNKRSGRKSKLSNEACNPGGKEMHVGDDIKLKCGVVSASINCKSDDIAVSYNDGVVETQGDFAQLLTPGGSNMQGEDCEVKKMVGNDAHSPGKDEKHEDKEVKIPKKRGRKPKLSNDVVSPGRGEMQRDEEVKIPKRRGRKPRESKNDRDVVENNGVGRKTECRETDCPGGTRIDSERNTCHQCKRNDKGRVVKCTKCQKKRYCVPCMTTWYPKMTEEDFLKECPVCQVNCNCKSCLRLEIPVADKKRFILDFSKDEKIRYAKYILPMLLPFVRQFKEEQQMEKQIEAKIKAGLPISEIKVQKVDCEAEERIFCNNCKSSIADFHRSCPSCQYDLCLICCREIRNGCLQGGKEEATMQLTDPGFNYLHGGDPVSTTLSESILTTEITAKTSDRDHIKSAYIWNSNEDGSIACLPENMGGCGRGILELRSLLSEDWVPNLLVSAEELAKTYELEIPKTLEEWCSCSNSVDSENQKSRKAASREDSDDNYLYYPAAVDIKPEDLKHFQSHWLKGEPVIVSNVLATTRGLSWEPMVMWRAFRQVKDRKRDRLTDVDAINCLDWCEVKVNVHQFFTGYTNGRSDKMGWPQILKLKDWPPSSLFDEHLPRHVAEFLSSLPFKEYTDPRAGYLNLAVKLPEGSLKPDMGPKSYIAYGHAQELGRGDSVTKLHCDMSDAVNVLTHIQDVVLSSQRCEDIQNLKKQHASQDQKEIFGSDQLLIHDIDKMDGVGDIVKGLEHPEGGALWDIFRRQDAPKLEEYLRKYFKEFRHVYCKPLDQVVHPIHDQTFYLTVEHKRRLKEEFGIEPWTFVQKLGDAVLIPAGCPHQVRNIKSCIKVAADFVSPEDISVCIRLAEECRVLPHNHRSQEDKLEVKKITMYAMKHAVNELENLRSEELVNGSK
- the LOC141676957 gene encoding lysine-specific demethylase JMJ26-like isoform X3 produces the protein MEESTNIQEEDLNVNFTLGESISDDFQQVGVKKDLNDSVVEGLSVCNDVNVVVGHGVSVSNDLMVQDVNVSVGQGLNVCNDLGFFQLMEEDTIKQQQPEEEAVNVFDDVQDINVEKELDAYVVQGISVCTALEQGVDVNGQGGNVSNDLVEQDVHVNVVQGVDVCDDLGFLQLMEEANIKQQGQEQGFNVVVGGVSVEKDVHVNAVEGVNVCNDLGFLQLLEEGNIKQQGANAVVGGVSVPSDLPDQNVHVDVGQVVNACDVIFPQIMEEDNIKQVKEQGMDVIANYVELVKLQDEDDNESKKRKRGRPRKKQSDATDLNCGVVVSTSAPIECESNVQGDNKKRKRGRKKRNDKNMDYQSGVVSENAVGVRGEETENITDCENTNHDGEVLKTEGDCAQQPLTPGGSKMQGDDCEEKNTVRRSARKLTYQSFKPWWDEMQEGGEFNKRSGRKSKLSNEACNPGGKEMHVGDDIKLKCGVVSASINCKSDDIAVSYNDGVVETQGDFAQLLTPGGSNMQGEDCEVKKMKDEKHEDKEVKIPKKRGRKPKLSNDVVSPGRGEMQRDEEVKIPKRRGRKPRESKNDRDVVENNGVGRKTECRETDCPGGTRIDSERNTCHQCKRNDKGRVVKCTKCQKKRYCVPCMTTWYPKMTEEDFLKECPVCQVNCNCKSCLRLEIPVADKKRFILDFSKDEKIRYAKYILPMLLPFVRQFKEEQQMEKQIEAKIKAGLPISEIKVQKVDCEAEERIFCNNCKSSIADFHRSCPSCQYDLCLICCREIRNGCLQGGKEEATMQLTDPGFNYLHGGDPVSTTLSESILTTEITAKTSDRDHIKSAYIWNSNEDGSIACLPENMGGCGRGILELRSLLSEDWVPNLLVSAEELAKTYELEIPKTLEEWCSCSNSVDSENQKSRKAASREDSDDNYLYYPAAVDIKPEDLKHFQSHWLKGEPVIVSNVLATTRGLSWEPMVMWRAFRQVKDRKRDRLTDVDAINCLDWCEVKVNVHQFFTGYTNGRSDKMGWPQILKLKDWPPSSLFDEHLPRHVAEFLSSLPFKEYTDPRAGYLNLAVKLPEGSLKPDMGPKSYIAYGHAQELGRGDSVTKLHCDMSDAVNVLTHIQDVVLSSQRCEDIQNLKKQHASQDQKEIFGSDQLLIHDIDKMDGVGDIVKGLEHPEGGALWDIFRRQDAPKLEEYLRKYFKEFRHVYCKPLDQVVHPIHDQTFYLTVEHKRRLKEEFGIEPWTFVQKLGDAVLIPAGCPHQVRNIKSCIKVAADFVSPEDISVCIRLAEECRVLPHNHRSQEDKLEVKKITMYAMKHAVNELENLRSEELVNGSK
- the LOC141676957 gene encoding lysine-specific demethylase JMJ26-like isoform X2, whose translation is MEESTNIQEEDLNVNFTLGESISDDFQQVGVKKDLNDSVVEGLSVCNDVNVVVGHGVSVSNDLMVQDVNVSVGQGLNVCNDLGFFQLMEEDTIKQQQPEEEAVNVFDDVQDINVEKELDAYVVQGISVCTALEQGVDVNGQGGNVSNDLVEQDVHVNVVQGVDVCDDLGFLQLMEEANIKQQGQEQGFNVVVGGVSVEKDVHVNAVEGVNVCNDLGFLQLLEEGNIKQQGANAVVGGVSVPSDLPDQNVHVDVGQVVNACDVIFPQIMEEDNIKQVKEQGMDVIANYVELVKLQDEDDNESKKRKRGRPRKKQSDATDLNCGVVVSTSAPIECESNVQGDNKKRKRGRKKRNDKNMDYQSGVVSENAVGVRGEETENITDCENTNHDGEVLKTEGDCAQQPLTPGGSKMQGDDCEEKNTVRRSARKLTYQSFKPWWDEMQEGGEFNKRSGRKSKLSNEACNPGGKEMHVGDDIKLKCGVVSASINCKSDDIAVSYNDGVVETQGDFAQLLTPGGSNMQGEDCEVKKMVGNDAHSPGKDEKHEDKEVKIPKKRGRKPKLSNDVVSPGRGEMQRDEEVKIPKRRGRKPRESKNDRDVVENNGVGRKTECRETDCPGGTRIDSERNTCHQCKRNDKGRVVKCTKCQKKRYCVPCMTTWYPKMTEEDFLKECPVCQVNCNCKSCLRLEIPVADKKRFILDFSKDEKIRYAKYILPMLLPFVRQFKEEQQMEKQIEAKIKGLPISEIKVQKVDCEAEERIFCNNCKSSIADFHRSCPSCQYDLCLICCREIRNGCLQGGKEEATMQLTDPGFNYLHGGDPVSTTLSESILTTEITAKTSDRDHIKSAYIWNSNEDGSIACLPENMGGCGRGILELRSLLSEDWVPNLLVSAEELAKTYELEIPKTLEEWCSCSNSVDSENQKSRKAASREDSDDNYLYYPAAVDIKPEDLKHFQSHWLKGEPVIVSNVLATTRGLSWEPMVMWRAFRQVKDRKRDRLTDVDAINCLDWCEVKVNVHQFFTGYTNGRSDKMGWPQILKLKDWPPSSLFDEHLPRHVAEFLSSLPFKEYTDPRAGYLNLAVKLPEGSLKPDMGPKSYIAYGHAQELGRGDSVTKLHCDMSDAVNVLTHIQDVVLSSQRCEDIQNLKKQHASQDQKEIFGSDQLLIHDIDKMDGVGDIVKGLEHPEGGALWDIFRRQDAPKLEEYLRKYFKEFRHVYCKPLDQVVHPIHDQTFYLTVEHKRRLKEEFGIEPWTFVQKLGDAVLIPAGCPHQVRNIKSCIKVAADFVSPEDISVCIRLAEECRVLPHNHRSQEDKLEVKKITMYAMKHAVNELENLRSEELVNGSK